Proteins encoded by one window of Sulfurospirillum barnesii SES-3:
- a CDS encoding aminodeoxychorismate synthase component I, with protein sequence MIDYAQKNVYAKALSLLDEDVLYAFETPLCSSKKLTCKAVTCKKTYPSPEVYFQKFDAVMEEIKAGNTYMLNLTAQTKVEVSFDLKSLFYAAHAPFKLYFKDQFVAFSPERFVKIQANQIHTYPMKGTIDASVPNAEAVILGDEKEKAEHVMVVDLLRNDLSMVAKEVRVEKFRYIEKVHTSDKTLLQVSSHIQGTLDEQWHERIGDILSTLLPAGSISGTPKRSSVEIIERIEGYDRGFYTGIFGIYDGTMLDSAVLIRFLEKTDEGYVFKSGGGITVLSEAKKEYDEVCDKVYFPVF encoded by the coding sequence GTGATTGATTATGCGCAAAAGAATGTATATGCTAAAGCGCTCTCTTTGTTGGATGAGGATGTTTTGTATGCGTTTGAAACACCTCTTTGTTCTTCAAAAAAGCTTACATGTAAAGCAGTTACATGTAAAAAAACGTATCCATCTCCAGAGGTATATTTTCAAAAATTTGATGCAGTGATGGAAGAGATTAAAGCAGGTAACACCTATATGCTAAATCTTACAGCCCAAACAAAAGTGGAAGTGTCCTTTGATTTGAAGTCACTTTTTTACGCAGCACACGCACCGTTTAAACTCTATTTTAAAGACCAATTTGTTGCTTTTTCTCCTGAGCGATTTGTTAAAATACAAGCCAATCAGATTCATACGTACCCCATGAAAGGGACGATTGATGCGAGTGTTCCTAATGCTGAAGCGGTTATATTGGGCGATGAAAAAGAAAAAGCAGAGCATGTTATGGTGGTTGATTTGTTACGCAATGATCTCAGCATGGTTGCCAAAGAAGTGCGTGTGGAAAAATTTCGTTATATTGAAAAAGTGCATACATCGGATAAAACATTGTTGCAAGTGAGTTCTCATATTCAAGGAACATTGGACGAGCAGTGGCATGAACGCATTGGTGATATTCTCTCCACCCTTTTACCAGCAGGTTCCATCAGCGGAACACCCAAGCGAAGCAGCGTGGAGATTATTGAGCGTATTGAGGGATACGATAGAGGCTTTTACACAGGTATTTTTGGAATTTACGATGGCACAATGCTTGATAGTGCCGTGTTGATTCGTTTTTTAGAGAAAACGGATGAGGGGTATGTCTTTAAAAGTGGTGGAGGAATTACCGTGCTTAGTGAGGCAAAAAAGGAGTACGATGAGGTGTGCGATAAAGTCTATTTCCCCGTGTTTTGA
- a CDS encoding aminotransferase class IV has translation MRCAIKSISPCFETIKVQDGYLYHLAFHQARFDKTRHALYGAKESIRLSEHLTPPKEGLYRVRVEYTSGIEKVEYFPYVPRLFERFLVMERDELSYAYKYCDRTLLATDLQGKFDDVIFTCKDVLKDTSIANIALLIDGQWYTPTHPLLEGTTRARLLLSGFLKEAPLRRQSLQKAQKFAIMNALIGFKILHNVLIKE, from the coding sequence ATGAGGTGTGCGATAAAGTCTATTTCCCCGTGTTTTGAAACGATTAAAGTGCAAGATGGATATTTATACCATCTTGCGTTTCATCAAGCACGGTTTGATAAAACACGCCATGCACTCTATGGTGCGAAGGAGAGCATACGCTTAAGTGAGCATCTTACGCCTCCAAAAGAGGGTCTTTATCGGGTGCGTGTCGAGTATACGTCAGGTATTGAAAAGGTGGAGTATTTTCCCTATGTGCCTCGTTTGTTTGAGCGTTTTTTAGTGATGGAACGTGATGAGCTATCGTATGCGTATAAATATTGTGATAGAACACTCTTAGCAACTGACCTTCAAGGGAAATTTGATGATGTAATCTTTACATGTAAAGATGTTTTAAAAGATACCAGCATTGCAAACATTGCTTTATTAATCGATGGACAATGGTACACCCCAACACATCCCCTTTTAGAGGGAACAACACGTGCTCGGTTGCTTCTAAGTGGATTCTTAAAAGAAGCACCGCTAAGACGCCAAAGCCTTCAAAAAGCGCAGAAATTTGCTATAATGAATGCACTTATTGGATTTAAAATCCTTCACAACGTACTTATTAAGGAATGA
- the bioD gene encoding dethiobiotin synthase, translated as MKYSPIFITATNTNVGKTYTTLKLLEALSAKGLKVGVMKPIETGVMDAPLDAVMLFEMAKRYHPDLEKLSLKEIVPYCFELPAAPFVAKGRKKINVDVLQHAYEKIASLCDIVLIEGAGGLLVPIEEDLYMYDFIRLFEAKTLLVGHDQLGCINDILLNLHLLDSLGVEDYEWCINFKAERTHFDTISLPFLKKTFGRVLSVQEDMPNILRSLGV; from the coding sequence ATGAAATATTCTCCTATTTTTATTACAGCGACCAATACCAATGTGGGAAAGACCTATACGACGCTAAAACTTCTCGAAGCACTGAGTGCAAAAGGTTTAAAAGTGGGGGTAATGAAACCCATTGAAACAGGGGTGATGGATGCGCCTTTGGATGCCGTGATGTTGTTTGAGATGGCAAAGCGTTACCATCCTGATTTGGAAAAACTCTCTTTAAAAGAGATTGTTCCTTACTGTTTTGAACTTCCTGCGGCTCCATTTGTGGCAAAAGGACGTAAGAAAATTAATGTAGACGTGTTGCAACATGCTTATGAAAAAATAGCATCTTTATGTGATATTGTCCTTATTGAAGGAGCTGGTGGTTTATTAGTCCCCATTGAAGAAGACCTTTACATGTACGATTTTATTCGTCTTTTTGAAGCGAAAACTTTATTGGTTGGGCATGACCAATTGGGCTGCATTAATGACATTTTGCTTAATTTACATCTTTTAGATAGTTTGGGCGTTGAGGATTATGAGTGGTGTATTAATTTTAAAGCAGAACGAACACATTTTGATACTATTAGCTTGCCATTTTTGAAAAAAACTTTTGGCAGAGTGCTCTCCGTTCAAGAGGATATGCCGAATATTTTACGAAGTTTGGGTGTGTGA
- a CDS encoding LysR family transcriptional regulator codes for MLKDFSKIETFLTVIKEKSFSKASKKLGISQPAVTQQIKLLEEYLDVQIVDRKKNGIKLTTAGEELYKVAIKLEKQILAAEREMLRLVNKEVIFVLGASAVIGNYILPDFLNDIQDAIKNNVMLKVENTADITEKLLDKKVDLALVEAPYFQEGIIYREWMEDELVITSKSPLPKNLTKEDLLSFNWICREEESHTRKIIHDTFEKIDVDCKSFKVKSILTSSTAVKQTLLKSNIQEGTPTVSILSKYIIADEIERGELFTAKMKGLKLTRMLYLCYLKDRKHDALIDSVINYLMSKHPNKAIVPTF; via the coding sequence ATGCTTAAAGATTTTTCTAAGATAGAGACATTTTTAACCGTTATTAAAGAAAAAAGCTTTTCAAAAGCCTCTAAAAAGCTAGGTATCAGTCAACCCGCTGTCACACAACAAATCAAACTTTTAGAAGAGTATTTGGATGTGCAGATTGTTGATCGTAAAAAAAATGGTATTAAGCTAACCACTGCTGGAGAAGAGCTCTATAAAGTTGCGATCAAACTTGAAAAACAAATTTTAGCAGCAGAACGTGAAATGCTAAGACTTGTCAATAAAGAGGTTATTTTTGTACTAGGGGCTTCTGCGGTGATTGGAAATTACATTCTGCCCGATTTTCTCAATGACATTCAAGATGCCATTAAAAACAATGTTATGCTTAAAGTTGAAAATACAGCAGACATTACCGAAAAGCTTTTAGATAAAAAAGTGGACCTTGCCCTTGTGGAAGCGCCCTACTTTCAAGAAGGTATTATTTACAGAGAATGGATGGAAGATGAATTGGTCATTACCAGTAAATCCCCTCTACCAAAAAACCTCACTAAAGAAGATTTACTGAGCTTCAATTGGATTTGCAGAGAAGAAGAGTCGCATACACGAAAAATCATTCATGACACATTTGAAAAAATCGATGTGGATTGCAAAAGCTTTAAGGTTAAGAGCATACTCACTAGTTCAACGGCGGTGAAACAAACTCTCTTAAAATCAAATATTCAAGAAGGTACACCCACCGTTTCCATCCTCTCAAAATATATTATTGCTGATGAAATCGAAAGAGGCGAACTTTTTACTGCTAAGATGAAAGGCTTGAAGCTCACACGAATGCTCTACTTATGCTACTTAAAAGATCGCAAACACGATGCGCTGATTGACAGTGTCATTAACTATCTTATGAGTAAACACCCTAATAAAGCAATCGTTCCTACTTTTTAA
- a CDS encoding M3 family oligoendopeptidase — protein sequence MNWELSALYENEASLESDLKDANSRAKSLETMCKGKLKALHVNEFLEAIREYEAINEKLGRIMTYAFLRFATNSEEGGFYAKYQQEYSKIAENLLFFELEFNKLSKPKQEELIASAPMYKFYLESLIEEKPYQLSQKEERILLKKEMTSASAFSRLFDEHFSRLKFSYEGEKLSEEEILSKLQDANREVRRKAASVFTKGIKEHQPLLAYIFNMIKADLANECELRGYKSAEHPRHIDNKITQKSVDALVKSAENSFHLVQAYYTQKAKLLGLEELFEYDRYAPLETSNARYDFDTSKEIVLKAFEKFNPKFYEIASMAFENGWIDVFPKDKKRGGAFSHPATPSTHPYVLLNHTNTRRDLFTLAHELGHAIHQYLSRGVGYLGSDTPLTTSETASVFAEMLVFDAIKDDLSKAEKRSLYASKIEDIFSTFYRQINFTTFERKVHAHEGELDLATLNAYWMEESQKMFGTSITLSKNYALWWSYIPHFIHSPFYCYAYSYGQLLVLALYGLYKKSDKAHFVQTYTAFLSAGGSQSPKELIKKFGFDIEDENFWKLGIGEIEILLAEFKGLCDD from the coding sequence TTGAATTGGGAACTTAGCGCATTATATGAAAATGAAGCCTCTTTGGAGAGTGATTTAAAGGATGCCAATAGCCGTGCTAAAAGCTTAGAAACGATGTGCAAAGGGAAACTAAAAGCGTTACATGTCAATGAATTTTTAGAAGCTATTCGTGAATACGAAGCAATTAACGAAAAACTAGGACGCATTATGACGTATGCGTTTTTACGCTTTGCTACGAACAGTGAAGAGGGTGGATTTTATGCAAAATATCAACAAGAATACAGCAAGATCGCTGAGAATCTTCTCTTCTTTGAATTAGAATTTAACAAACTTTCAAAACCTAAACAAGAAGAGTTAATAGCCTCTGCGCCCATGTACAAGTTTTATTTGGAATCGTTGATAGAGGAAAAACCTTACCAGCTTTCACAAAAAGAAGAGCGCATTTTGCTCAAAAAAGAGATGACTTCTGCGTCTGCTTTTAGCAGGCTTTTTGATGAGCATTTTAGCCGTTTAAAATTTAGTTATGAGGGAGAAAAACTTTCAGAAGAAGAGATTTTAAGTAAGCTGCAAGATGCCAACCGTGAGGTACGAAGAAAAGCAGCGAGCGTTTTTACAAAAGGCATTAAAGAGCATCAGCCGTTATTGGCGTATATTTTCAATATGATTAAAGCCGATCTTGCCAATGAATGTGAATTGCGTGGGTATAAAAGTGCAGAACACCCTCGCCATATTGATAATAAAATTACACAAAAAAGTGTCGATGCTTTGGTGAAGAGTGCTGAAAATAGTTTTCATTTGGTGCAAGCGTATTACACACAAAAAGCAAAACTTTTAGGGCTTGAAGAATTATTTGAGTACGACCGTTACGCTCCACTTGAGACATCCAATGCACGATACGATTTTGATACCTCTAAAGAGATTGTCCTTAAAGCTTTTGAAAAGTTTAATCCAAAATTTTATGAAATTGCATCTATGGCATTTGAAAATGGTTGGATTGATGTTTTTCCAAAAGATAAAAAACGAGGAGGGGCGTTTTCGCACCCTGCAACTCCCTCAACCCATCCTTATGTGCTTTTAAATCACACCAATACCAGGCGTGATTTGTTTACTTTAGCCCATGAATTAGGACATGCGATTCATCAGTATCTTTCTCGTGGTGTGGGCTATTTGGGGAGTGATACACCCTTAACAACTTCTGAGACAGCCTCTGTTTTTGCGGAAATGTTGGTGTTTGATGCGATCAAAGACGATTTAAGCAAAGCGGAGAAACGCTCTTTATATGCAAGTAAAATTGAGGATATTTTCTCAACGTTTTACCGTCAAATTAACTTTACAACTTTTGAGCGAAAAGTCCATGCGCATGAGGGTGAGTTAGACCTTGCGACGTTGAATGCTTATTGGATGGAAGAGAGCCAAAAAATGTTTGGCACAAGTATTACCCTCTCTAAAAATTATGCATTGTGGTGGAGCTACATTCCTCATTTTATTCATTCGCCTTTTTACTGCTATGCGTACAGTTATGGGCAGTTGTTGGTTTTGGCATTATATGGTTTATATAAAAAGAGCGATAAAGCCCACTTTGTGCAAACCTATACCGCATTTTTAAGTGCAGGGGGAAGTCAAAGTCCCAAAGAGCTCATTAAAAAATTTGGGTTTGACATTGAAGATGAAAATTTTTGGAAATTGGGTATTGGCGAAATTGAAATCCTCTTAGCGGAGTTTAAAGGATTGTGCGATGATTGA